The Desulfitobacterium chlororespirans DSM 11544 genome contains a region encoding:
- a CDS encoding ABC transporter permease, whose product MYDNKLTPVGKLGLPEINIRTKMLFLIIISAIYLFGILIWGFFMDESLYAVSYTHKFIPPGLEHLFGTDFMGRDMFYRSIKGLSTSLVIGVLASTVSSILALLLGIAAATIGGKFDRFVTWCVDCCMGLPHLVLLLLISFMLGRGVKGVAIAVALTHWPELTRIVRAEVLQIRSSQYVQLSYKAGKSRFWVAKEHMVPHVLPTYLIGLVLLFPHAIMHEAALTFLGFGLPAESPAIGAILSEAMVHIATGKWWLALFPGLLLLIAVILFDVIGENLKKLLNPNSGNE is encoded by the coding sequence ATGTATGACAACAAGCTTACGCCTGTCGGAAAACTTGGACTGCCAGAGATCAATATAAGGACCAAAATGCTTTTTTTAATTATTATTTCCGCCATCTATTTATTCGGCATTCTTATTTGGGGCTTTTTCATGGACGAGTCCCTGTATGCGGTCAGTTATACTCACAAATTTATCCCTCCCGGCCTGGAGCATCTTTTCGGCACGGATTTCATGGGCAGGGACATGTTTTACCGCAGCATTAAAGGGCTGTCCACAAGCCTTGTCATCGGAGTGCTTGCCTCCACCGTCAGTTCGATTCTGGCTCTGCTGCTGGGGATAGCCGCGGCGACCATAGGCGGGAAATTCGACAGGTTTGTCACTTGGTGCGTCGATTGCTGCATGGGTCTGCCCCATCTGGTCCTGCTGTTACTGATCTCCTTCATGCTGGGCCGCGGAGTGAAAGGCGTGGCGATAGCCGTTGCTCTGACCCACTGGCCGGAGCTTACCAGGATCGTACGTGCCGAAGTTCTGCAGATTCGCTCCTCCCAGTATGTGCAGTTATCCTATAAGGCGGGAAAGTCACGCTTCTGGGTCGCCAAGGAACATATGGTCCCTCATGTGCTCCCCACCTATTTGATCGGGCTGGTTCTGCTGTTTCCCCATGCTATTATGCATGAGGCTGCACTCACCTTTTTGGGCTTCGGCCTGCCTGCGGAATCCCCTGCAATCGGAGCAATTCTATCGGAGGCGATGGTTCATATCGCCACGGGTAAATGGTGGCTTGCCCTGTTCCCCGGCCTGTTGCTCTTGATCGCGGTCATTCTGTTTGACGTTATCGGCGAAAATCTTAAAAAGCTGCTGAATCCCAACAGCGGTAATGAGTAA
- a CDS encoding DUF1659 domain-containing protein, whose product MPVVAEPSGAALVLVYQTGLSPGGAPITRQRTLSNIDYNASEQAMHEAAHAIFSLSEYELLEVYIRRTEELIDA is encoded by the coding sequence ATGCCCGTAGTTGCCGAACCGTCCGGAGCTGCTCTGGTCTTGGTCTATCAGACCGGTCTTAGCCCCGGCGGTGCGCCGATCACTAGGCAGAGAACTCTGAGCAATATAGACTACAATGCATCTGAACAAGCGATGCATGAGGCGGCACACGCCATCTTCAGCTTGTCCGAGTATGAGCTTCTGGAAGTCTATATCCGCAGAACAGAGGAGTTGATAGACGCGTAG
- a CDS encoding DUF2922 domain-containing protein: MAVTTNRAGRLSFVTSEGKTFTLAVPQPREDLQLAEAMSVMNSLIAGGIFLTAHGTLTGVRDIKVIDTIINDLYDPPQG; encoded by the coding sequence TTGGCTGTGACTACGAACAGGGCAGGGAGATTGTCCTTTGTAACCAGCGAGGGAAAAACATTCACGCTGGCGGTTCCCCAACCGCGGGAGGATCTTCAGCTGGCGGAAGCTATGAGTGTCATGAATTCGCTGATTGCCGGCGGGATATTTCTCACGGCCCACGGTACCCTTACAGGAGTAAGGGATATAAAGGTCATTGACACCATTATCAATGACCTTTACGATCCTCCCCAAGGGTAA
- a CDS encoding ABC transporter ATP-binding protein — MQLEAKDIYFRYTSKTAPILSQVDFTLKEGEKLALVGPSGCGKSTLAKILAGYIKPSGGTVLLDGRSLPDQGYSPVQMIYQHPELAVNPRWKMSKIIHECWTPNKELLKDMGIEKEWMSRWPTELSGGELQRFCVLRALGPETRFLICDEITTMLDVITQAQLWQIILDIAEKNRLGLIVVTHNNYLADKVCDRIVKLTDINHV; from the coding sequence ATGCAACTTGAAGCAAAAGACATTTATTTTCGTTATACGAGCAAAACGGCACCCATACTCAGTCAGGTGGATTTCACATTAAAAGAAGGGGAAAAGCTGGCCTTGGTCGGCCCTTCGGGCTGCGGTAAAAGCACCCTTGCCAAAATCCTGGCCGGATATATCAAGCCATCCGGCGGTACGGTACTGCTGGATGGCAGGTCCCTCCCTGATCAAGGCTATTCTCCTGTCCAGATGATCTATCAGCATCCTGAACTGGCGGTCAATCCAAGATGGAAAATGTCCAAAATCATCCATGAATGCTGGACCCCCAACAAGGAACTTCTCAAGGACATGGGCATTGAGAAGGAATGGATGTCCCGCTGGCCCACAGAGCTGTCAGGAGGCGAGCTTCAGAGATTTTGCGTCCTACGGGCCCTTGGACCGGAGACAAGGTTTTTGATTTGTGATGAGATAACCACTATGCTGGACGTTATTACCCAGGCACAGCTATGGCAGATCATTTTGGACATTGCTGAAAAGAACAGGTTGGGCTTGATCGTCGTGACCCATAATAACTATCTGGCGGATAAGGTCTGCGATAGAATCGTAAAGCTAACGGATATCAATCATGTCTGA